A stretch of Schistocerca americana isolate TAMUIC-IGC-003095 chromosome 3, iqSchAmer2.1, whole genome shotgun sequence DNA encodes these proteins:
- the LOC124606015 gene encoding KRAB-A domain-containing protein 2-like: MPTQEDHGFKYIMVYQNHLIKFVLLHALQSKTAEEVAHHLADIFLTFGAPCILHSDHGRVCQTSWLYFGLSVNWFTKTEFMKNWAYHSGIKQTPYKAMFGTELRLELITSSLPLDVIKEIEDEDDVKEALNKINVVEAVNETFNELELSHNPEEIAVMASSNGQITAAARQEDAEALPSTSIQSPTTAAANQKDPEAIASRSSEPQITPACHEDPEAEAIMK; encoded by the exons ATGCCAACTCAAGAAGATCATGGATTTAAGTATATAATGGTGTATCAAAACCACTtgataaaatttgttttgttacatgCACTACAAAGCAAGACAGCAGAGGAAGTGGCACACCATTTAGCAGATATATTTTTGACATTtggtgctccttgtattttacactcTGACCATGGCAGAGTCTGTCAAACGAGCTGGCTGTATTTTGGCCTGAGTGTAAACTGGTTCACAAAAACCGAG tttatgaaaaattGGGCATATCATTCTGGTATCAAGCAAACACCTTACAAAGCTATGTTTGGCACAGAACTACGATTAGAGCTTATAACTTCGAGTTTGCCTCTAGATGTTATTAAGGAGatagaagatgaagatgatgttaaagaggctttaaataaaattaatgtggtaGAAGCAGTAAATGAGACATTCAATGAACTGGAACTATCACACAACCCAGAGGAGATAGCGGTTATGGCTAGTAGCAATGGACAGATTACAGCTGCAGCCAGACAAGAAGATGCAGAAGCTTTGCCCAGTACAAGTATACAGtctccaacaacagcagcagccaatCAAAAGGATCCAGAAGCCATAGCTAGTAGAAGTTCAGAGCCTCAAATAACTCCAGCTTGTCACGAAGATCCAGAAGCTGAAGCTATTATGAAATGA